In Labrys monachus, the genomic stretch CACGTCTCCGGCGGGAGGTCCTTTCTGAAGGCTTCCCATTTGTCGGGGAAGAAGAAGGATGCGCCCTGGCGGTAATACCAGTCGATCTCCATGCGGCGGAGGGTGAAGATGCCGCGCAGGATCAGGGCCGACACCCGGTCCGGATAGGTTTCGGCATAGGCGAGCGCCAGGGTCGATCCCCAGGAGCCGCCGCAGACGGCCCATTCGCCGACGCCGAGGATGTCCCGGCGCAAGCGCTCCATATCGGCGACCAGATGCCATGTGGTGTTGGCGGCGAGGCTGGCATGCGGCTGCGAACGGCCGCATCCGCGCTGGTCGAACAGCAGGATGTTCCAGCGCGCCGGATCGAACAGGCGGCGGTGCCGCGGCGAGCATCCCGCCCCCGGCCCGCCATGCAGGAAGACGACCGGCTTGCCCTTGGGATTGCCCGACAGCTCCCAATAGATCGAATGCCCGTCGCCCACGTCGAGCATGCCCGAGCGGTAGGGCTCGATGTCCGCGTAAAGCCCTCGCCTCGGCGTGCCGTCCGGCTCGCTCGACCGATCAAACGCCATGGCAATTCCTAGAAGCTCAATGCAGGATCTGACTCAGAAAGAGCTTCGTACGCTCATGCTGGGGATTCGAGAAGAAGGCGGCCGGTTCGTTCATCTCGACGATCTGCCCGGCGTCCATGAAGATGACGCGGTCGGCGACCTGGCGGGCGAAGCCCATCTCGTGGGTGACGCAGAGCATCGTCATGCCCTCCTCGGCCAGGGAGACCATGGTGTCCAGCACTTCCTTGACCATCTCCGGATCGAGGGCGGAGGTCGGCTCGTCGAACAGCATGATCTTCGGATTCATGCAGAGCGCGCGGGCGATGGCCACGCGCTGCTGCTGTCCGCCGGACAGCTGGCCCGGATATTTGGCCGCCTGCTCGGGAATCTTCACGCGCTCAAGGAAATGCATGGCGCGCTCGTTGGCATCGCTCTTCGACATCCTGCGGACCCAGATCGGCGCCAGCGTGCAGTTCTCCAGCACCGTCAGATGCGGAAACAGATTGAAATGCTGGAACACCATGCCGACCTCGCGCCGGACCTCGTCGATGCGCTTCAGGTCGTTGGTCAACTCGATGCCGTCGACGACGATACGGCCTTTCTGATGCTCCTCCAGCCGGTTGATGCAGCGGATCATCGTCGACTTGCCCGAACCCGACGGGCCGCAGATCACGATGCGCTCGCCGCGCCTCACGGTCAGGTCGATATTCTTGAGCACGTGGAAGTCGCCGTACCATTTGTTGACGTCAGTCATCTCGACGGCGACCGGCGCGGCGGCATCGGCTGATTGCAGTGCGGTTGCGGCAGAAGCCATGATTCTTCCCAGCGTTGTGACCCGTCGGACGGCGGGCGGCGGCGGCGGACGCGACCTCGAAGGTGCGACGAAAACGAAGCCGCTGTAAAGACCCGCGACAAGGCCGCAGGCGGCGCCGGCCCGCCGCGGCCGGCGCCGATGGCTGTTGACGGCCTGCCGGGAGAAGCCGATGGTTCGGCCGGTATCGGAAAATGCATCGATTCATTGATGAAGAAAATTAACAAGAACGAGATCGCCACCTTCGGCGAGAACACGCGCCTCGTCATCGGCGGGCGCGAGCCCGACGACTATCACGGCTTCGTCAACCCACCCGTCTATCACGGCTCGACGGTGCTCGCGCCGACGACGAGAGACCTGCTCGACCACACCCAGCGCTATGCCTATGGGCGGCGGGGCACGCCGACCACGGACGCGCTCGAACAGGCGCTGAGGGCGATCGACGGCAGTGCCGGCGTCGTGCTGTGCCCCTCGGGGCTCGCCGCGGTCTCGACCGCCCTGCTCTCCTGCCTGTCGGCAGGCGATCACCTGCTGATGGTCGACAGCGCCTACGGGCCGACCCGCCACTTCTGCGACGGCCAGCTGGCGCGCTTCGGCATCGAGACGACCTATTACGATCCGCTGATCGGCGAAGGGATCGAAGCCCTGCTGCGCCCGAACACCAAGGCGGTCTATCTGGAGACGCCGGGTTCGCAGAGCTTCGAGATGCAGGACGTGCCCTTGATCGCCGGCATCGCCCATCGCCACGGCGCCACCGTGCTGCTCGACAACACCTGGGCGACGCCGCTGTTCTTCGATGCCTTCGGCCATGGCGTGGACCTCATGATCCAGGCCGGCACCAAATACATCGTCGGCCATTCCGACGCGATGTTCGGCGCCGTCTCCGCCAATCGCAAGGCCTGGCCCGCGCTGAAGGGCTTTTACGGCGACGCCGGGCTCTGCGCCGGGCCGGACGACGTCTATCTGGCGATGCGGGGCCTGCGCACGCTGGGCGTGCGCCTGAGGCAGCATCAGGAAAGCGCCCTCCGCGTCGCCAAATGGCTGGCGAAGCGGCCCGAGGTCCTTCGCGTGCTGCATCCGGCTCTCGACGGTGATCCCGGCCACGCCATCTGGAAGCGCGACTTCAAGGGA encodes the following:
- the pip gene encoding prolyl aminopeptidase, whose product is MAFDRSSEPDGTPRRGLYADIEPYRSGMLDVGDGHSIYWELSGNPKGKPVVFLHGGPGAGCSPRHRRLFDPARWNILLFDQRGCGRSQPHASLAANTTWHLVADMERLRRDILGVGEWAVCGGSWGSTLALAYAETYPDRVSALILRGIFTLRRMEIDWYYRQGASFFFPDKWEAFRKDLPPETWADPVLTYHSRLTSDDAALRLAAARAWSVWEGETSTLMPEGPATGHAQEHFALAFARIENHYFVHGGWMEEGQLLRNADRLAAIPGTIVQGRYDVVCPPVTAWELSKRWPRAELHIVPDSGHSFAEPGTLHRLMQATDKYAGG
- a CDS encoding amino acid ABC transporter ATP-binding protein; its protein translation is MASAATALQSADAAAPVAVEMTDVNKWYGDFHVLKNIDLTVRRGERIVICGPSGSGKSTMIRCINRLEEHQKGRIVVDGIELTNDLKRIDEVRREVGMVFQHFNLFPHLTVLENCTLAPIWVRRMSKSDANERAMHFLERVKIPEQAAKYPGQLSGGQQQRVAIARALCMNPKIMLFDEPTSALDPEMVKEVLDTMVSLAEEGMTMLCVTHEMGFARQVADRVIFMDAGQIVEMNEPAAFFSNPQHERTKLFLSQILH
- the metC gene encoding cystathionine beta-lyase, which encodes MKKINKNEIATFGENTRLVIGGREPDDYHGFVNPPVYHGSTVLAPTTRDLLDHTQRYAYGRRGTPTTDALEQALRAIDGSAGVVLCPSGLAAVSTALLSCLSAGDHLLMVDSAYGPTRHFCDGQLARFGIETTYYDPLIGEGIEALLRPNTKAVYLETPGSQSFEMQDVPLIAGIAHRHGATVLLDNTWATPLFFDAFGHGVDLMIQAGTKYIVGHSDAMFGAVSANRKAWPALKGFYGDAGLCAGPDDVYLAMRGLRTLGVRLRQHQESALRVAKWLAKRPEVLRVLHPALDGDPGHAIWKRDFKGSSGLFSIVLQPAPEAAVEAFLDGLKFFGLGYSWGGFESLAIPFDCSHYRTATTWNPGGPGVRLHIGLEDVEDLIADLDAGLARFRAARG